CATGCCAGCCACGGCGGTGGCATCCCACAGGAGGTACCCAGCGGCAACACAAACCCTGGTAACTTTGCGAACCGGTACGTTATTTCTGCCGTGAGATATGTTGTCTTTCACTATCATGTATCTGACAATCTTCAACAGCCCCACGGAGGAGGTTCGCGAGATTGCGGCCAAGGGAGGTCACGCCAGCCACGGCGGCGGAATCGAAGCCGAGACCCACTCGGCCACCGGCAACACCAACCCCGGCAACTTCGCCAACCGGTAAGCTGGCTTCGTATAATCCTCCGGCGTCCGGCTCCTTCACAAATCAAGCTTAACTCAACATTATGCCTCGCATATGCGCTTGTATTGTATGGAAAGATTGCTAACGCGACCGCAGACCCAAGGAGGAGGTTCAAGAGATCGCGGCCAAGGGTGGGCACGCAAGCCACACGGGCGGTTTCGCCAGCATGGACGCCGACAAGCTGCGCGAGGTTGCTTCCGAGGGCGGCAAGGCGTCGTCCGGCTCGTTTGAGCCCGGCTCAGAGAGAGCGCGCGAGGCGGGACGCAAGGGGGGTCTTGCGGGTGGATCGGACTGAGATGTTTGTTATCGCAAGATAGCAGCACTCAGAGCTCTACTCCCATGTTTATTTGAGCGCAACGACACAGGACAACAGGACGAAGCAACGATTGTACGATATCCGGAACACAAAAGGATGGAACATGAGACATGATTGATGGGCGAGAAAGATAGGATTGCCTCCACGACAGGGTCTACCCTGAGGAAATACCACAATTGAGATTCCAGGATTCTAGATGCCTGACCAACGACATTGCTGACTTCCTATTGCATTGCCCTGTCAGGCGTTTCGTCCCACTTCCGGGCCGTGAGCGGATGGCTCCGAGGTTTTGCGTGCTCTCGGCGCCTCCCTTTcctctctcactctctcgGACCCCCACCATATCAATCCCGGACGGTCGAAGAAGGTGGCAGGGTGGTGCAAAAACGCACGATTTTCAAAGTCAATTGTTCAAGACCCCCTTCGGCATTTTCCAACCAGATTGATCCTACCTATCTTGCTCCAGGATAAGTGTGCTACGAGAGAGAGTGCAGCAGCTGAGATGCATTGAATCCATGAGTCCTTCCTTTCCCAGACCGAATCGACCCTTTGGCTAGGCCATTCTCCACCGGCACCCCATGTCCGTTCACCAGCCCTGCGGGTGGGTTGCTTGGGCTAGTTGATCAACTTGGCGCTCTGGGTCGGGGCCCTTGGGAGGAGCAAGCCACGTTCGGCAGACGCCGATGCAAGTGACGAGCGTTTTCCtttcctcccccccccccgcctgCGCTTTTCCACCTCTTGATGGATTGACGTACCCAAGTACTGCGGATTGAGGGTCCACTGCACCAGTGATGGACTTGGCTTCGTCACTGAAGCCGCGAGCGTTTTCGTGCGACTCGACCTGTTGGCGGGAGTACGTTCTCTACGGTAAAGATTTTG
The Colletotrichum lupini chromosome 6, complete sequence DNA segment above includes these coding regions:
- a CDS encoding stress-induced bacterial acidophilic repeat domain-containing protein; amino-acid sequence: MADTNPGNFANRPTEEVREIAAKGGHASHGGGIPQEVPSGNTNPGNFANRPTEEVREIAAKGGHASHGGGIEAETHSATGNTNPGNFANRPKEEVQEIAAKGGHASHTGGFASMDADKLREVASEGGKASSGSFEPGSERAREAGRKGGLAGGSD